Proteins from a single region of Canis lupus baileyi chromosome 35, mCanLup2.hap1, whole genome shotgun sequence:
- the RETNLB gene encoding resistin-like beta isoform X1, whose product MRQLTEGLGAGLIQLLRRKEREEQKRRRTPLGREPGERQLLLVMDPLKFIIVVCHTPSKHFLENILGSVFECCVCLCVERPRTLPFYRMKTTCCFLLLILLQLMIPGTAPCSLDFILDTKIKETLSGLELHPSPTRRLSCVSVKNSGRLSSCPAGMIVTGCACGYGCGSWDIQGETTCHCQCSTIDWTTARCCHLT is encoded by the exons ATGCGGCAGTTAACAGAAGGCTTAGGTGCTGGCCTTATCCAGTTactgagaagaaaggagagggaggaacagaaacGCAGGAGGACTCCCCTTGGCAGAGAACCAGGGGAAAGGCAGCTGCTGCTTGTCATGGACCCACTGAAGTTTATCATAGTTGTGTGTCACACCCCGAGCAAGCATTTCTTGGAAAATATACTTGGGAGTGTATTTGAATGTTGTGTTTGCTTGTGTGTTGAGAG GCCCAGGACACTGCCATTCTACAGGATGAAGACCACTTGTTGCTTccttctcctcatcctcctccagcTGATGATCCCAGGGACTGCTCCGTGTTCCTTGGACTTCATTCTGGATACAAAGATAAAGGAAACCCTCAGTGGCTTAG AGTTACATCCTTCCCCAACACGAAGGTTGTCATGTGTCAGTGTCAAGAATTCAGGCAGACTGTCCTCCTGCCCTGCAG GGATGATTGTCACTGGCTGTGCCTGTGGCTATGGCTGTGGTTCCTGGGATATCCAGGGCGAAACTACATGCCACTGCCAGTGCAGCACTATCGACTGGACCACCGCTCGCTGCTGCCACCTGAcctga
- the RETNLB gene encoding resistin-like beta isoform X2 produces MKTTCCFLLLILLQLMIPGTAPCSLDFILDTKIKETLSGLELHPSPTRRLSCVSVKNSGRLSSCPAGMIVTGCACGYGCGSWDIQGETTCHCQCSTIDWTTARCCHLT; encoded by the exons ATGAAGACCACTTGTTGCTTccttctcctcatcctcctccagcTGATGATCCCAGGGACTGCTCCGTGTTCCTTGGACTTCATTCTGGATACAAAGATAAAGGAAACCCTCAGTGGCTTAG AGTTACATCCTTCCCCAACACGAAGGTTGTCATGTGTCAGTGTCAAGAATTCAGGCAGACTGTCCTCCTGCCCTGCAG GGATGATTGTCACTGGCTGTGCCTGTGGCTATGGCTGTGGTTCCTGGGATATCCAGGGCGAAACTACATGCCACTGCCAGTGCAGCACTATCGACTGGACCACCGCTCGCTGCTGCCACCTGAcctga